AGGCGAGAAGTTTTAACACTTCTTCTAACAAATCCAGCACTCGTTCTTCCCGCCAAGGTTGACCGGCCACAATTTCCCTATTGAGGGCGTGTCCGGGAACAAACTCTTCGACGAGGTAGAATTGATTGTTTTCTTCAAAATAAGCGAGTAAAAATGGAATTTGATCGTGTTTTCCTAATTTTTCTAATATTTCTGCTTCTTGTTTAAATAAGCGGTAAGCTGTTTTGAGAACTGTGGAAGTGTTGCTGGGAGGGCGGAGTTGTTTTACTACACATTGAGGGTGGCCTGGCCGACGAGTATCTACAGCTAAATAAGTTTGTCCGAAAGCTCCCGAACTGAGAATTTGCACTACGCGATAACGCCTGTCTAAAAGTTGACCAACCATGTTCATATCGATAATTGGGAATTTGTAATTTGTAATTGAAATTGGAAATTGTAAGTTGGAAATTGCTGATTTTGGCTGTTTCCTTTTTCCGTCTTGATTTGGCATTTTTTATAGTGACTGATGACTGATGGGTGATCGTTTATTTAAGCTGATTAATTTGTGCTTGTGCGTTTTGGAAGCCATCGGCTCTTCCTTGTTCTAGAAACAGGGTTGCAGATTTCTGAAAATCTTCGATCGCGCCAGCCCGATCTTTGAGTTGGCGGCGGACGAGACCTCGGCTGTAAAAAGCGGTAGCATTGTTGGGGTTGAGCCGCAGCGACTGAGCGAAATCCTCAACTGCTAAAGGGTAATTTTTCATTTCTGAATAAATAGTACCGCGATTGCTGTAAGCTACCGCATCGCTGGGATTGAGCCTAATTGCTTGCGTAAAATCTTCCACAGCCCCGAGTTTGTCTCCCGAAGCCTCGCGAGCTAATCCTCGATTGCTGTATGCTTTGGGATTGTTGCTGTTGAGTCCGATCGTCACGCTGCAATCTTCGCTGGCCTTTTGAAATTGTTTTAAATTTAGATGAGCAATGCAGCGGTTGTTGTAAGCTGCTTCATCTTTGGGAGCGAGGCTAATTGCTTTGGTGCAATCTTCGATGGCTTTGTCGTAGCTTGCCAAATTTAAGTAAGCGCTGCACCGATTGGTATAAGCATCAGCTTGGTTTGGTTCCAATTCGATCGCCCTACTGTAATCTTCCATCGCTCCTTGATAATCTGCCAGATTAAAGCGCGATCGACCGCGACTGTAGTATACGCCAGCTTGTTTGGGGCTAATTTGAATTGCTTGGGTAAAATCTGCCATGGCTCCGGTTTTGTCCCCCGAGGCCGATCGAGCTAAACCGCGATTGCTGTAGGCTGTAGCATCGTTGGGATTGAGCCGAATTGCTTGAGTGTAGTCTTCAATTGCGGTGCGAAAGTCTCCCAAATCGTAATAGGCTAAACCCCGCTGGTAATATGCTTCACCGTCACTAGGATTCAGCCGCAATACTTGGGTAAAATCTTCCACAGCACCCCGCTTGTCGCCGAGTTCGCGGTGGGCCAAACCTCGGTTGTAGATGGCTTTGGTGTGGCTGGGATTGACTTTTATTGCTTCGGTGTAATCTTGTATTGCTGGCTCGATCGCGCCGGTGTCGTAGCGAACGTTAGCTCGCTTGTAGAAAGTTTCGGCATCGCTAGCATTCAGGGCGATCGCTTGGGTATAATCGGCGATCGCGCCTGTTTTATCACCTTGCTGCGCTTTCGCCGAGCCTTGGGCGAGCAATTCTTTTGCCCTGGCAGGACTTTGACTGTGCCAAAAGTAAATTATGATTGCTGTCAAGATCCCAGCGGCGGGTATTGCAGCGAACAGCCACAGTCTCGCTGGGCGCTGTTTGGGCCTTTGACTCGCAGGCTTCCTGATGATAGTGGCTGGCGTTCGCCCAGCCTCCCATTTTATGGCGATTTGTTCGAGGTCTGCCAAAACTTCGGCGGCTTCCTGATAGCGTTCCTCGCTGTCGGAGTACACCATGCGAGCGATCGTATCTGCTAGGGCCGCCGAACAAGTCGCCCGAGTTCGCCACGGAATTTCGCCTTTGTTATTTAACGCACTCAGTTCCTGGGGCGAGAGTCCCGTCACGGCTAGCTGGGCTATCTTACCTAGAGCGTAGATGTCGCTATTGTAACAAGGGTTGCCTTGCGATTGCTCGATCGGCAGGTATAATTCCTGGCCCGCCAACTCCTGTTTTTTTCCCAAAGGCGATGTAACAGAGTTCGGTGAGGTTGGCGCTAACAAATGACTGTTAACGAGTTCCGGGTTAATTTCTTTATCTAAGCTAAAGTCAACCAACACAAATTTGCCGTCTGACTCTCGCCGGATCACTCTATCTGGTTGAATTCTGCGGTGAATGAAGCCGTTGGAGTGGATGAACACCAAAACTTCTAGTATGGATGATAGCAGAGCAATTACTTGGTCTTCTGCCCAAGGTTCACCGGGTATCAGTTCTTCGCTTAAAGGTTGACCGACAATAAATTCTTCAATTAAGTATAAACTTTGATTTTCCTCAAAATACGCCAATAATTCGGGTATTTTGTCGTGTTTTCCCAATTTTTCTATTATTTCTGCATTTCTTTGAAATATAATTTTGACTAATTCGGGAGTTTGCGAACTTGTGCCGGGTAGTCGCATTTCTCTAACCGTGCATTGCGGATACCCGGGACGGTGAGTATCTGCTGCTATATAAGTTTTTCCCACCTCACTCGAGTCTGTGACTTTAATGATGCGGTAACGTCTGTCTAGAAGTTGACCAATCATACTCTGCCCTCTACCCTGTTAATGTTCGATTATCGCATAAAATCTGGACAGGCTCTCACCTTTGGCTGAGCAATTTAAGTTCCCCCAAGTTGTGACTCCCGCCCAAAACGGATACTTGCTGTGGGAGGCTCGCCGCCATCCGCCAAAAATTTTAGCATCTCCTTCCAGCCCGAGATTCACGGCGTCGCAACTAAATTTCTGTTTGTTCAAGTCTTTAATCTCAAATCAACTGACTCGGGTTTTCGGGGCCTACCCATGCTGCAAGCTTCCCTAACGGATTGGCGATCGCAGCTCCCGGGGCGATCGCGCTTTCATAAAATTTGAGAAAAAAATTGCTCCACTTGTTTATCCTGTCAATGAGATATGTATAATT
This sequence is a window from Microcoleus sp. bin38.metabat.b11b12b14.051. Protein-coding genes within it:
- a CDS encoding tetratricopeptide repeat protein, giving the protein MIGQLLDRRYRIIKVTDSSEVGKTYIAADTHRPGYPQCTVREMRLPGTSSQTPELVKIIFQRNAEIIEKLGKHDKIPELLAYFEENQSLYLIEEFIVGQPLSEELIPGEPWAEDQVIALLSSILEVLVFIHSNGFIHRRIQPDRVIRRESDGKFVLVDFSLDKEINPELVNSHLLAPTSPNSVTSPLGKKQELAGQELYLPIEQSQGNPCYNSDIYALGKIAQLAVTGLSPQELSALNNKGEIPWRTRATCSAALADTIARMVYSDSEERYQEAAEVLADLEQIAIKWEAGRTPATIIRKPASQRPKQRPARLWLFAAIPAAGILTAIIIYFWHSQSPARAKELLAQGSAKAQQGDKTGAIADYTQAIALNASDAETFYKRANVRYDTGAIEPAIQDYTEAIKVNPSHTKAIYNRGLAHRELGDKRGAVEDFTQVLRLNPSDGEAYYQRGLAYYDLGDFRTAIEDYTQAIRLNPNDATAYSNRGLARSASGDKTGAMADFTQAIQISPKQAGVYYSRGRSRFNLADYQGAMEDYSRAIELEPNQADAYTNRCSAYLNLASYDKAIEDCTKAISLAPKDEAAYNNRCIAHLNLKQFQKASEDCSVTIGLNSNNPKAYSNRGLAREASGDKLGAVEDFTQAIRLNPSDAVAYSNRGTIYSEMKNYPLAVEDFAQSLRLNPNNATAFYSRGLVRRQLKDRAGAIEDFQKSATLFLEQGRADGFQNAQAQINQLK